In Elusimicrobiaceae bacterium, the genomic stretch AAAACTCAATGCCTGCTTGGAAGCCGCCCGTTTGGCTCCCTCGGCCTGCAATTCGCAACCGTGGCATTATTTAGTGATAGACGATCCGAAAGTAAAAGAGGCTTTTTGCAAAGAGGCTTTTAGCGGGGTGTACAATCTAACGCAATGGGCCGCCGCCGCGCCTGTGCTAGTAGTTGTTATATCCGATAAAGGAAATTTTACCAGTCGAATCGGCAATTATTTTCGCCGTACGGAATTTTACTTGGTAGACCAAGGTATTTCCGGCGAACATTTTGTTTTGCGTGCTCACGAATTGGGACTGGGCACTTGTTGGATTGGCTGGTTAAATTCTGCCAAAGCGGAAAAGTTTTTTCACCTTCCCAAAGGAAAAAAGATAGAGCATCTAATTGCCGTAGGGTATCCGGCCCCCTCTGCCGCGGACGACAAACCGCATCCGCGAAAGAAACTCGAAGAAATGTCTAGTTACAACGAATATAAATAAATGATAATCCCCGTCCTATGACGGGGATTTAAAATTTAGCATCAGTTTATGATTTTCTCTTCAAACCATTTCACAATCCAATCCGGTTTGTAGTCAATAATTTTTTTGTTGTGGCGAGTATAACTTTCCGGTGGCGCAAAAATTTGCTTTTCACGCGGCAAATGCGGATAAAGATGATTGGTTACCACTTCTATATTGGGATACCACAAGTTGTGCACCTTGGGATCAATCCAATGCTGTAAGCCCAAATTACGTAGCCCCAGCCCCGCCGAAGCCGCCCAAAAAACAGAATTTACCGCTATCACATAGAGCGCATACTTTTCCTTTAACAAAGATAGTAAATGCCACGTATCATTAATTGCCAATTTTTTAATGTCTAATTCCAGGTAATCCGGATGCGCCAGCGGCCCGCCTTTGGTAACACTTAACACTAGATAATTGAGCGCGGTTAACTGTTGCACCAAAGCAGTCATGTGCGGATAAGTGTAATTAGATCCGCGGGAATCCAGCTGTAAAAAGATAATTCCTTTTTTAGTCGCTGCTTTGGAAGAAATTTGTTGTAGATATTCTTGAACGGCCGGAGCCGGTTCTGCCGGGAAATACATGACAGGAGCGGGCACTTGCGCCGGAACCGGTAAATTAAATGTTTCAAACAAACTGCTGACGCGGTGCGGCACCTTTATACTGTAATCGTAATACACCGGCATCACCAAAAATCCTTCCGGAATTTGCGGCAAGGCAGTCGTATAATCATAATTTTTCCAAATCAACGGATGGCGAAACCCCTCAAAGTAAAACACTTTTTCAAAGTTAGGATTTCCTTCTAATAATTTGCCCACCAGCGGTGAATTGTTGCGGTCAAATTGAGCACCCACATATCCATAAAAAGCCAACGAAGGAAACTTTTGTTTTAAGGCGGCCAGCACGGGAGTCGTGTACAAATAATCTCCAATCCCCATAAAAAAGATAAAAGCAATCCCTTTTATTTTTGGATTTACTGCCAGAGCCTTTTCGATATCATAATACACATGTTCCCGCCGATATAATGGCCGGCAAATGCGGTACCAATTTTTATCTATGGGCAAGGTTTCCGTCGGAGAAGCAGACGTTTGTTTTTGGTCAAATTGATACCAAACAGGCGTGGGGACTTTTCCCAGTCCGAACATTTGATGCCCCGCCCAACGCAACATTTCATAAGCCACGCATAACGGACGATGTGTATAAAGAAAATGTTTCATGTCTTTAGTGTAGCAAATCTGTTGCAACAGCTGCAGTAGGTTATACTGTAAATACTGCATGATACAAAGACAATCTTGTTCCCTGAGAACAGAAAGAATAAAAAAGCACAAAAAAGACCGCTCGTAAGCGGTCTTTTTATTTCAACATTCAAGACTTACTTGAAAGGTTGACTGCTGGGGTAACTCATACGTTGGTTATATGACTCCCAAGATTCGCCATCCATGGGTCCGGGAAGTAAATAGCTCCAGAAACTTTTTTTCTTTTTCGATTTTGTTTCCGTTGATTTTTTGGCTTTCGGTTTAGCCGCAGTTTGTTTGCAAGCGGGCTCCGCTTGGCCGTTTAGTACTTCTGCGGTTCTATCACTCAAAGCGAGTATTTTACCCTCTTTTCCATAATAGCAGAGAGGGAGTTGGACCTCTGCTTGCTGAGCCGGTTTGGCTTGTTGGGCAGCAGCCTCTTTGGGTTGTTGCTGTTGAGCTTGTTGAGCTTGCTGAGCTTGCTGAGCCTTTTGTTGTTGGGCGCGCAATTGAGCAATGCGTTGCTTTTGCGCTTCTTTTTCTACCTGTTGCATAGCTGCTTTAGTACGCATCTCTAACAAATACTCTTCGCCATAGCCGTTAATATCGCGAACAGTACCCCATCCTAGCGCCTGAGCCGCCGCTGCGGCCGTTGCAACTACTGTTGCACTGATAAGTATGTTCTTTATGTTCATGTTCTTTTCTCCGTTTTTATTCAAATTAAAAACCCCACATTCTTTTTAAATGTGGGGTAAATAAATTCAAAATCTAATTTTTAACTATTTACACCCACCAACAAGTCCG encodes the following:
- a CDS encoding nitroreductase family protein; amino-acid sequence: MELEHAIRTRRSVRKFLDQPVEREKLNACLEAARLAPSACNSQPWHYLVIDDPKVKEAFCKEAFSGVYNLTQWAAAAPVLVVVISDKGNFTSRIGNYFRRTEFYLVDQGISGEHFVLRAHELGLGTCWIGWLNSAKAEKFFHLPKGKKIEHLIAVGYPAPSAADDKPHPRKKLEEMSSYNEYK